Proteins from a single region of Enoplosus armatus isolate fEnoArm2 chromosome 6, fEnoArm2.hap1, whole genome shotgun sequence:
- the mob2a gene encoding MOB kinase activator 2a isoform X3, with translation MRFKRNGSYTLNRKSKTKPNGKKPPAEEKKQYLELEYTKIRVVDFDLKELVVLPREIDLNEWLASNTTTFFNLINLQYSTISEFCTGDTCQAMTACNTIYYWYDERGKKTKCTAPQYVDFVMSLCQKLVTDEEIFPTKYGKEFPNSFESLVKKICRYLFHVLAHLYWAHFKETVALDLQGHLNTLYAHFIVFVREFNLVDPKETYIMDDLSEILCTPAPPPAPAPAPSTPTSAPSPSSQNHVTER, from the exons ATGAGGTTTAAACGGAACGGGTCGTATACGCTAAATAG GAAGTCAAAGACGAAGCCAAATGGAAAGAAGCCTCCGGCAGAAGAGAAGAAGCAGTACTTGGAGCTAGAGTACACAAAAATCCGCGTGGTGGACTTTGACCTCAAGGAGCTGGTGGTGCTGCCCAGAGAGATAGACCTCAACGAATGGCTAGCCAGCAATA CAACAACATTCTTCAATCTTATCAACCTGCAGTACAGCACCATCTCAGAGTTCTGCACTGGGGACACCTGTCAAGCCATGACGGCCTGCAACAC AATATACTACTGGTATGAcgagagggggaagaagacgAAGTGCACTGCTCCACAATATGTTGACTTTGTAATGAGTCTTTGTCAGAAACTGGTCACAGATGAGGAAATCTTTCCTACAAAATACG GCAAAGAGTTCCCCAACTCCTTTGAGTCCTTGGTAAAGAAGATCTGCCGGTACCTGTTCCACGTGCTGGCTCACCTCTACTGGGCGCACTTTAAAGAGACGGTGGCTCTGGACCTGCAGGGCCACTTGAACACTCTGTATGCACATTTCATCGTTTTCGTAAGGGAATTCAACCTGGTCGACCCCAAGGAGACCTATATCATGGACGACCTGTCTGAAATCCTCTGCACCCCCGCCCCGCCGCCCGCACCCGCCCCGGCcccatccaccccaacctcaGCGCCCTCCCCTTCTTCACAAAACCATGTGACGGAGAGATGA
- the mob2a gene encoding MOB kinase activator 2a isoform X2, with the protein MGVLVCCDCFFYRKSKTKPNGKKPPAEEKKQYLELEYTKIRVVDFDLKELVVLPREIDLNEWLASNTTTFFNLINLQYSTISEFCTGDTCQAMTACNTIYYWYDERGKKTKCTAPQYVDFVMSLCQKLVTDEEIFPTKYGKEFPNSFESLVKKICRYLFHVLAHLYWAHFKETVALDLQGHLNTLYAHFIVFVREFNLVDPKETYIMDDLSEILCTPAPPPAPAPAPSTPTSAPSPSSQNHVTER; encoded by the exons ATGGGGGTTCTGGTGTGCTGTGACTGCTTCTTCTATCG GAAGTCAAAGACGAAGCCAAATGGAAAGAAGCCTCCGGCAGAAGAGAAGAAGCAGTACTTGGAGCTAGAGTACACAAAAATCCGCGTGGTGGACTTTGACCTCAAGGAGCTGGTGGTGCTGCCCAGAGAGATAGACCTCAACGAATGGCTAGCCAGCAATA CAACAACATTCTTCAATCTTATCAACCTGCAGTACAGCACCATCTCAGAGTTCTGCACTGGGGACACCTGTCAAGCCATGACGGCCTGCAACAC AATATACTACTGGTATGAcgagagggggaagaagacgAAGTGCACTGCTCCACAATATGTTGACTTTGTAATGAGTCTTTGTCAGAAACTGGTCACAGATGAGGAAATCTTTCCTACAAAATACG GCAAAGAGTTCCCCAACTCCTTTGAGTCCTTGGTAAAGAAGATCTGCCGGTACCTGTTCCACGTGCTGGCTCACCTCTACTGGGCGCACTTTAAAGAGACGGTGGCTCTGGACCTGCAGGGCCACTTGAACACTCTGTATGCACATTTCATCGTTTTCGTAAGGGAATTCAACCTGGTCGACCCCAAGGAGACCTATATCATGGACGACCTGTCTGAAATCCTCTGCACCCCCGCCCCGCCGCCCGCACCCGCCCCGGCcccatccaccccaacctcaGCGCCCTCCCCTTCTTCACAAAACCATGTGACGGAGAGATGA
- the mob2a gene encoding MOB kinase activator 2a isoform X1, giving the protein MVGDYCSFSGDKTDMHSQRNSKNGLSCKMVLQAVGKVLRKSKTKPNGKKPPAEEKKQYLELEYTKIRVVDFDLKELVVLPREIDLNEWLASNTTTFFNLINLQYSTISEFCTGDTCQAMTACNTIYYWYDERGKKTKCTAPQYVDFVMSLCQKLVTDEEIFPTKYGKEFPNSFESLVKKICRYLFHVLAHLYWAHFKETVALDLQGHLNTLYAHFIVFVREFNLVDPKETYIMDDLSEILCTPAPPPAPAPAPSTPTSAPSPSSQNHVTER; this is encoded by the exons ATGGTCGGAGATTATTGCTCCTTTTCTGGAGATAAGACGGACATGCACTCTCAGAGAAACTCCAAAAACGGACTAAGTTGCAAAATGGTCCTTCAGGCAGTCGGAAAAGTACTAAG GAAGTCAAAGACGAAGCCAAATGGAAAGAAGCCTCCGGCAGAAGAGAAGAAGCAGTACTTGGAGCTAGAGTACACAAAAATCCGCGTGGTGGACTTTGACCTCAAGGAGCTGGTGGTGCTGCCCAGAGAGATAGACCTCAACGAATGGCTAGCCAGCAATA CAACAACATTCTTCAATCTTATCAACCTGCAGTACAGCACCATCTCAGAGTTCTGCACTGGGGACACCTGTCAAGCCATGACGGCCTGCAACAC AATATACTACTGGTATGAcgagagggggaagaagacgAAGTGCACTGCTCCACAATATGTTGACTTTGTAATGAGTCTTTGTCAGAAACTGGTCACAGATGAGGAAATCTTTCCTACAAAATACG GCAAAGAGTTCCCCAACTCCTTTGAGTCCTTGGTAAAGAAGATCTGCCGGTACCTGTTCCACGTGCTGGCTCACCTCTACTGGGCGCACTTTAAAGAGACGGTGGCTCTGGACCTGCAGGGCCACTTGAACACTCTGTATGCACATTTCATCGTTTTCGTAAGGGAATTCAACCTGGTCGACCCCAAGGAGACCTATATCATGGACGACCTGTCTGAAATCCTCTGCACCCCCGCCCCGCCGCCCGCACCCGCCCCGGCcccatccaccccaacctcaGCGCCCTCCCCTTCTTCACAAAACCATGTGACGGAGAGATGA
- the mob2a gene encoding MOB kinase activator 2a isoform X4, with protein sequence MDWLMGKSKTKPNGKKPPAEEKKQYLELEYTKIRVVDFDLKELVVLPREIDLNEWLASNTTTFFNLINLQYSTISEFCTGDTCQAMTACNTIYYWYDERGKKTKCTAPQYVDFVMSLCQKLVTDEEIFPTKYGKEFPNSFESLVKKICRYLFHVLAHLYWAHFKETVALDLQGHLNTLYAHFIVFVREFNLVDPKETYIMDDLSEILCTPAPPPAPAPAPSTPTSAPSPSSQNHVTER encoded by the exons GAAGTCAAAGACGAAGCCAAATGGAAAGAAGCCTCCGGCAGAAGAGAAGAAGCAGTACTTGGAGCTAGAGTACACAAAAATCCGCGTGGTGGACTTTGACCTCAAGGAGCTGGTGGTGCTGCCCAGAGAGATAGACCTCAACGAATGGCTAGCCAGCAATA CAACAACATTCTTCAATCTTATCAACCTGCAGTACAGCACCATCTCAGAGTTCTGCACTGGGGACACCTGTCAAGCCATGACGGCCTGCAACAC AATATACTACTGGTATGAcgagagggggaagaagacgAAGTGCACTGCTCCACAATATGTTGACTTTGTAATGAGTCTTTGTCAGAAACTGGTCACAGATGAGGAAATCTTTCCTACAAAATACG GCAAAGAGTTCCCCAACTCCTTTGAGTCCTTGGTAAAGAAGATCTGCCGGTACCTGTTCCACGTGCTGGCTCACCTCTACTGGGCGCACTTTAAAGAGACGGTGGCTCTGGACCTGCAGGGCCACTTGAACACTCTGTATGCACATTTCATCGTTTTCGTAAGGGAATTCAACCTGGTCGACCCCAAGGAGACCTATATCATGGACGACCTGTCTGAAATCCTCTGCACCCCCGCCCCGCCGCCCGCACCCGCCCCGGCcccatccaccccaacctcaGCGCCCTCCCCTTCTTCACAAAACCATGTGACGGAGAGATGA